The Streptomyces cyaneogriseus subsp. noncyanogenus region GGTCGTTCCGGTAGGAACCGAAGACGATGCCGCCCTTGATGTGCACCTCGCCGTCGTCCGCGATGCGCACCGCCGTGCCGGGGACCGGGAGGCCGACCGTGCCGGGGCGGGGCGCGAGGGGCGGGACGAGGGTGGCGGCGGCGGTGGTCTCGGTCAGCCCGTACCCCTCGTAGACGACGATCCCGGCGGCGTAGAAGAACAGGTTCAGGTCGCGGTCGAGCGGGGAGCCGCCGCTGATGGCGTAACGCGTCCGGCCGCCGAGCTCCTTGCGGATGCGGCGGTAGACCAGCAGGTCGTACAGGGCCCAGGCGGCGTACAGACCGGGGCCGGGGCCCTTGCCGGTACCGAGGAACCTGGCCAGGTGCGCCTCGCCGAAGCGGACGGCGACGCGGTGCGCGCGGTCGAAGGAGGCGCCGCGGCCCAGCTTCTCGGCGGTGGCGCGGCCGGTGTCGTGGATCTTCTCGAAGAGGTAGGGGACGCCGACGAGGAAGGTCGGGCGGAACGACCTCAGCGCCGGGCGGAGTTCGGCGGGCTTGATGCTCGGGCAGTGGCCCAGCTCGATCCGGGCCGCCAGGCAGGCGATCTGGAGGGTGCGGCCGAGGATGTGGGCGAGGGGGAGGAAGAGGAGGGTGGAGGCCGTCCGGCCGGTGACCGCCTTGAAGACGGGGTGGAGCAGCTCGACGGTGTTGGCGGCCTCGGCGTGCAGGTTGGCGTGGGTCAGCACACAGCCCTTGGGGCGGCCGGTGGTGCCCGAGGTGTAGCAGATGGTGGCCACGGTGTCGGGGGTCAGCCCGGTACGGCGCTTGGTGACCTCCTCGTCGGGCAGGTCCCGGCCGAGGGCGGTGAGGTCGGCGATCGCGCCCGTGTCGAGCTGCCAGGTGCGCGGCGGGCCGGGGTGGCCGGCCGTGCCGGCCAGGACGGTGGCGGTGTGCTCGGCGGTCTCGGTGACCACGTGGCCGGCGCCGGAGTCGCGGACGATCCACTCGACCTGCTCGGCGGAGGAGGTGGGGTAGACGGG contains the following coding sequences:
- a CDS encoding AMP-dependent synthetase/ligase, with translation MGVRKELKRARQRGDLAARSRPEIVRDGAGTVREVRTAPLAPRPRTGSTADIPFTNAAEDPAAVVLRRERAGTWQPVTAAEFAREVTAVAKGLIAAGLEPGGRVAVMSRTRYEWTLLDFAIWAAGGQTVPVYPTSSAEQVEWIVRDSGAGHVVTETAEHTATVLAGTAGHPGPPRTWQLDTGAIADLTALGRDLPDEEVTKRRTGLTPDTVATICYTSGTTGRPKGCVLTHANLHAEAANTVELLHPVFKAVTGRTASTLLFLPLAHILGRTLQIACLAARIELGHCPSIKPAELRPALRSFRPTFLVGVPYLFEKIHDTGRATAEKLGRGASFDRAHRVAVRFGEAHLARFLGTGKGPGPGLYAAWALYDLLVYRRIRKELGGRTRYAISGGSPLDRDLNLFFYAAGIVVYEGYGLTETTAAATLVPPLAPRPGTVGLPVPGTAVRIADDGEVHIKGGIVFGSYRNDPEATDAVLDDGWFATGDLGSLDEDGYLTITGRKKDLLVTSGGKNVSPAVLEDRLRSRPPVAQCVVVGDNRPFVAALITLDPEAVAHWLAVRRLPADTPMSEVIRDPRMRADVQKAVDHANEAVSRAESIRAFALVEGEFTEENGLLTPSLKVRRQAVATAYAEELEALYAPGR